A section of the Heliangelus exortis chromosome 27, bHelExo1.hap1, whole genome shotgun sequence genome encodes:
- the PPOX gene encoding protoporphyrinogen oxidase — translation MAPTVVVVGGGISGLAACYHLVRGPRPPKVLLLEASARLGGWLQSTRTPDGAVFEHGPRGIRPGGVVGTDTLHMVSELGLEGDILPVPGDHPASRNRFLYTGGALHKLPSGLGGLLRAVPPFSRALLWSGVRDLTAPAGTEPDESVHAFVHRRFGPEVADIAVDSLCRGVFAGDCRALSIRSCFPALFEAERRRGSVLLGLALGPGKGRGVESGLSRRARAERWSQWSLRGGMQSLAEALAAFLRPRGVELRCHAPLRRLRRRHDGRWQLTLTDGTVTADHVISALPAAALAEVLPDEAELLAQELRRIPAVSVAVVNLQYEGATLPVTGFGHLVPSSENSSLLGIVYDSVAFPQHDGAGAASVRLTVMLGGAWFQQSFGDPAAVAPEQLLQRAQAAVREQLGLEPPPTRSIVRVHQACIPQYTLGHWQRTERITRFLAEQQLPLSLIGASYAGVSVNDCIASAKAAVGRLLR, via the exons ATGGCGCCCACCGTGGTCGTGGTTGGGGGCGGCATCAGCGGTCTGGCCGCCTGCTACCACCTGGTCCGCGGCCCCCGCCCGCCCAAG gtcctgctgctggaggccaGCGCCCGCCTGGGGGGGTGGCTGCAGAGCACCCGCACCCCCGACGGGGCCGTGTTCGAGCACGGACCCAGGGGCATCCGCCCCGGGGGGGTGGTGGGCACCGACACCCTTCACATG GTCTCTGAGCTGGGCCTGGAGGGTGACATCCTGCCCGTCCCCGGGGACCACCCGGCCTCCAGGAACCGTTTCCTCTACACCGGCGGAGCCCTTCACAAGCTGCCCTCGGGCCTTGG ggGTCTGCTGCGGGCGGTGCCCCCTTTCTCACGGGCGCTGCTCTGGAGCGGGGTGCGGGACCTGACGGCACCGGCGGGGACGGAACCCGACGAGAGCGTCCACGCCTTTGTTCATCGCCGCTTCGGGCCCGAG GTGGCTGACATCGCCGTGGACAGCCTGTGCCGGGGGGTGTTCGCCGGGGATTGCCGGGCCCTGAGCATCCGCTCCTGCTTCCCCGCGCTCTTTGAAGCCGAGCGGCGCCGGGGATCCGTCCTGCTGGGGCTGGCGCTGGGCCCCG GGAAGGGGCGCGGGGTGGAGTCGGGGCTGAGCCGTCGGGCGCGTGCGGAGCGCTGGAGCCAGTGGTCGCTGCGGGGAGGGATGCAGAGCTTGGCCGAGGCCTTGGCCGCCTTCCTGCGCCCGCGCGGCGTCGAACTGCGCTGCCACGCACCCCTGCGACGCCTGCGACGCCGCCACGACGGGCGGTGGCAG CTCACGCTGACCGATGGCACCGTCACAGCCGACCACGTCATCAGCGCCCTCCCGGCCGCAG ccctggctgaggTGCTGCCGGatgaggctgagctgctggcgCAGGAGCTGCGGCGCATCCCGGCCGTGTCGGTGGCTGTGGTCAACCTGCAGTACGAGGGAGCCACGCTGCCTGTCACG GGTTTTGGGCACTTGGTGCCCTCCTCTGAGAACTCTTCCCTCCTGGGCATCGTCTATGACTCGGTGGCCTTTCCCCAGCACGATGGCGCCGGGGCCGCCTCGGTGCGGCTGACA GTGATGCTGGGAGGCGCATGGTTCCAGCAGAGCTTTGGGGACCCAGCAGCGGTGGCACcggagcagctgctgcagcgGGCACAGGCGGCCGTGCGGGAGCAGCTGGGCCTGGAGCCACCTCCAACCCGCTCCATCGTCCGGGTGCACCAG gcctGCATCCCACAGTACACGCTGGGCCACTGGCAGCGCACAG agCGCATCACACGgttcctggcagagcagcagttgCCCCTCAGCCTCATCGGAGCCTCCTACGCCGGCGTCTCCGTCAACGACTGCATCGCCAGCGCCAAGGCAGCCGTGGGGCGGTTGTTGCGGTGA
- the B4GALT3 gene encoding beta-1,4-galactosyltransferase 3 has translation MLRRLLERPCTLALLIGCQFAFVAYFSLGGFRNLTSLFGRSTGPVFDYSRTHDVYANLSLLLPRRPPPDPALPLPFCPERSPFLVGPLTVSFSRVPTLEQIQEKNPLVQEGGRYQPPTCEPRSRTAVIIPHRNRETHLGHLLYYLHPFLQRQQLQYGIYVVHQAGNSTFNRAKLLNVGVKEALKDEEWDCLFLHDVDLIPENDHNIYTCDPWNPKHVSVAMNKFGYSLPYPQYFGGVSALTPDQYMKINGFPNEYWGWGGEDDDIATRVRLAGMKIARPPISIGHYKMVKHKSDKGNEENPHRFDLLIRTQRMWTQDGMNSLTYTLLAKDLRPLYTNLTVDIGTDPRAGRGHRAPAPGHEGQRSRSGTNLFREEMLRKLPREAAGLSLSLSPRLPTPQPLVGNGTGSAPGITQRSPEAAKEGDAPPGGSAGVAAAPEEGTLPTRGGNQSLPQGAR, from the exons ATGCTGCGGCGGCTGCTGGAGCGGCCCTGCACGCTGGCCCTGCTCATCGGCTGCCAGTTCGCTTTCGTCgcttatttttctttggggGGGTTCCGGAACCTCACCTCCCTCTTCGGCCGCTCCACCGGGCCCGTCTTTGATTATTCCCGTACCCACGACGTCTACGCCAACCTCAGCCTCCTCTTGCCCCGACGGCCGCCCCCCGACCCCGCGCTGCCGCTGCCCTTCTGCCCTGAGCGATCGCCCTTTCTCG TCGGCCCGTTGACGGTGAGCTTCAGCCGGGTGCCGACGCTGGAGCAGATCCAGGAGAAGAACCCCCTGGTGCAGGAGGGCGGGCGGTACCAACCCCCCACCTGCGAGCCCCGCTCCCGCACCGCCGTCATCATCCCCCACCGCAACCGGGAGACCCACCTGGGACACCTCCTCTACTACCTGCACCCCTTCCTCCAGCGCCAGCAGCTGCAGTACGGCATCTACGTCGTGCACCAG GCCGGGAATTCCACCTTCAACCGGGCCAAGCTGCTGAACGTGGGGGTGAAGGAGGCGCTGAAGGACGAGGAGTGGGATTGCCTCTTTCTCCACGATGTGGATCTCATCCCTGAGAACGACCACAACATCTACACCTGCGACCCCTGGAACCCCAAACACGTCTCTGTGGCCATGAATAAATTTGGCTACAG CTTGCCGTACCCCCAGTATTTTGGGGGGGTCTCAGCTCTCACCCCTGACCAGTACATGAAGATCAACGGTTTCCCCAACGAGTACTGGGGCTGGGGCGGCGAGGACGATGACATTGCCACCAG GGTGCGCTTGGCCGGCATGAAGATCGCCCGTCCCCCCATCTCCATCGGGCACTACAAGATGGTGAAGCACAAGAGTGACAAAGGCAACGAGGAGAACCCCCAcag GTTCGACCTCCTGATCCGCACACAGCGGATGTGGACGCAGGACGGGATGAACTCCCTCACCTACACGCTGCTGGCCAAGGACCTCCGCCCCCTCTACACCAACCTGACGGTGGACATCGGCACCGACCCCCGTGCCGGACGGGGACACCGGGCACCGGCACCGGGCCACGAGGGACAACGATCCCGCAGCGGCACCAACCTCTTCCGTGAGGAGATGCTGCGCAAACTGCCCCGGGAGGCGGCggggctgtccctgtccctgtccccccggTTGCCCACGCCGCAGCCCTTGGTGGGTAACGGCACCGGTTCTGCACCGGGGATCACCCAGCGCAGCCCCGAAGCTGCCAAGGAGGGTGATGCCCCCCCGGGGGGCAGTGCTGGTGTGGCAGCAGCGCCTGAGGAAGGGACCCTGCCCACCCGTGGGGGCAACCAGAGCCTGCCACAGGGAGCCCGCTAG
- the LOC139787903 gene encoding palmitoyltransferase ZDHHC3-like isoform X2, with the protein MAAAAAAARCGRDPCGALCPLLTYLGVGYADYAVLAHVLPQPALRGSPWCPVHAAAFNLIVLLLLASHARAVLADPGLVPLPDTAIDFSDLRSAAPRKPEKSPEDWTVCERCEAYRPPRAHHCRVCHRCVRRMDHHCPWINNCVGELNQKYFIQFLFYTGLASLYAAGLVLATWLGPPGRSPVGPAAGGESGSNRIQTAHSIVLLLESLLFGAFVAVVFYDQLVSIITDETPLEKLQKRGLKEMDREGPRAPRPKLALLREVFGRGFVLCWLCPCSCSPPPGPGYSPLPSRYV; encoded by the exons atggcggcggcggcggcggccgctcGGTGCGGGCGGGACCCGTGCGGTGCCCTCTGCCCGCTCCTCACCTACCTCGGCGTGGGCTACGCCGACTACGCCGTGCTGGCCCACGTCCTGCCGCAGCCCGCCCTGCGCGGCAG CCCCTGGTGCCCGGTTCACGCCGCTGCTTTCAACCTCATcgttctgctgctgctggccagcCACGCGCGCGCTGTCCTCGCCGACCCCG gctTGGTTCCCCTTCCGGACACCGCCATCGACTTCTCCGACCTGCGCAGCGCAGCCCCGCGAAAGCCCGAGAAG AGCCCAGAGGATTGGACGGTGTGCGAGCGCTGCGAGGCGTATCGCCCCCCCCGCGCCCACCACTGCCGCGTCTGCCACCGCTGCGTGCGCCGCATGGATCACCACTGCCCCTG GATCAACAACTGCGTTGGTGAGTTGAACCAGAAATACTTCATCCAGTTCCTCTTCTACACGG GGCTGGCCAGTCTCTATGCTGCTGGGCTAGTGCTGGCCACCTGGCTGGGACCACCCGGCAGGAGCCCCGTGGGGCCGGCAGCGGGAGGAGAGAGCGGCAGCAACCGGATCCAGAC GGCTCACAGCATCGTTCTGCTGCTCGAGTCCCTCCTCTTCGGTGCCTTTGTTGCCGTTGTGTTTTATGATCAG ctcGTCTCCATCATCACGGATGAAACCCCCCTGGAGAAGCTCCAGAAGCGGGGGCTGAAGGAGATGGACCGTGAGGGGCCGCGTGCCCCCAGACCCAAACTGGCGCTGCTGCGGGAGGTGTTTGGGCGAG GCTTTgtgctctgctggctctgcccctgcagctgcagcccccccccagGCCCGGGGTACAGCCCCCTGCCCAGTCGCTACGTCTGA
- the LOC139787903 gene encoding palmitoyltransferase ZDHHC3-like isoform X1, whose translation MAAAAAAARCGRDPCGALCPLLTYLGVGYADYAVLAHVLPQPALRGSPWCPVHAAAFNLIVLLLLASHARAVLADPGLVPLPDTAIDFSDLRSAAPRKPEKSPEDWTVCERCEAYRPPRAHHCRVCHRCVRRMDHHCPWINNCVGELNQKYFIQFLFYTACSVPGLASLYAAGLVLATWLGPPGRSPVGPAAGGESGSNRIQTAHSIVLLLESLLFGAFVAVVFYDQLVSIITDETPLEKLQKRGLKEMDREGPRAPRPKLALLREVFGRGFVLCWLCPCSCSPPPGPGYSPLPSRYV comes from the exons atggcggcggcggcggcggccgctcGGTGCGGGCGGGACCCGTGCGGTGCCCTCTGCCCGCTCCTCACCTACCTCGGCGTGGGCTACGCCGACTACGCCGTGCTGGCCCACGTCCTGCCGCAGCCCGCCCTGCGCGGCAG CCCCTGGTGCCCGGTTCACGCCGCTGCTTTCAACCTCATcgttctgctgctgctggccagcCACGCGCGCGCTGTCCTCGCCGACCCCG gctTGGTTCCCCTTCCGGACACCGCCATCGACTTCTCCGACCTGCGCAGCGCAGCCCCGCGAAAGCCCGAGAAG AGCCCAGAGGATTGGACGGTGTGCGAGCGCTGCGAGGCGTATCGCCCCCCCCGCGCCCACCACTGCCGCGTCTGCCACCGCTGCGTGCGCCGCATGGATCACCACTGCCCCTG GATCAACAACTGCGTTGGTGAGTTGAACCAGAAATACTTCATCCAGTTCCTCTTCTACACGG CTTGCTCTGTGCCAGGGCTGGCCAGTCTCTATGCTGCTGGGCTAGTGCTGGCCACCTGGCTGGGACCACCCGGCAGGAGCCCCGTGGGGCCGGCAGCGGGAGGAGAGAGCGGCAGCAACCGGATCCAGAC GGCTCACAGCATCGTTCTGCTGCTCGAGTCCCTCCTCTTCGGTGCCTTTGTTGCCGTTGTGTTTTATGATCAG ctcGTCTCCATCATCACGGATGAAACCCCCCTGGAGAAGCTCCAGAAGCGGGGGCTGAAGGAGATGGACCGTGAGGGGCCGCGTGCCCCCAGACCCAAACTGGCGCTGCTGCGGGAGGTGTTTGGGCGAG GCTTTgtgctctgctggctctgcccctgcagctgcagcccccccccagGCCCGGGGTACAGCCCCCTGCCCAGTCGCTACGTCTGA